AAAGTAAAATATTACACTAGGTTGAGCTAATTTTGCAGGCCCAATGATACCCAAGCCCGTAAGAATGTATAGCCCTTGAAGTCAAGTAGCTACCCGACTCGGCGCCGCCCTTGCACGAGCTGCGCATCCCCGCTTATACTCACACCTCCCGTCGCGGCTGTGCTCCATCCACCTGTCGCGGCCACTGTCGAGGTTCGTGACGCTGATGAGCTCCGCACCGGCAACCTCCGTGCACTccgtggcatcgagctccgcgCCGGTGTCGAGCTCCATTCGtaagcagcaaggtgacattgcgcttgcgctaaaagcgcatgttgcaaacgtatgtttcaattatttccgatgtttcatgtttcagaggaatgttgcaaaagtagatcgagatgttgcatacgttgcaatggttgtacacatatgttgcaagctcctgttctcaatgtttcatctgtttttttccGACGTATGTTGGAAGTGTGTTTATCTagttgttgcatatgttttcacacgtgtgatgcaagtgtttttatctggatgttgtgcaTGTCTACAATGTTTTTAAGTGCTTTTTAGGTGTTTTTACaaatgtttcagacgcatgtttcatttgttttcaacgtatgttgcaatcgttgCATCTGGACGTTTCAAaactagatcgggtgttgcatcttccTCCTCACCTTTCTGCTGTCTCGCCTCGCGGCAAGCGAGCGCAGGTGGAAGCGGTCCCCACTAGCGTGGGCCGGCCCCACGTGCTTGCGGGCTGGCGTAGTAGGCCAGACATGGGTGGGTAGGCGCGGGACGGGTGGCAGCGGCATGGCCATCCGAATGCGGGCGCCAGCGATTCCTATTTATTTTTGTTCGAAAGGACGGATTTTTAATAATaatggtttatatgagtgaaaaaAGAAATTTTCAAAGAACGAACCTTTTTGTGTGGCCCTACtcttggtaatttgcacaaataGATCCTCCATTCACATAATTAATTAATTTGTAATTAATTTCTGCTGAGTTTGTTGGAAATTGGTCGGTATGCTATGAAATCTGAAATCCCAAGTAATAACCACTGCTGTGACTGAGAAAAACAAACTAAGGTTCGTGTGATTTATATATAAGTAGCTTCTTTTCTCTCCAAAATCTACCACCGGCAAAAACCCAACAAAGATATATAAGAATACACAGTACTAGTTCATGCTTATGGTTTCACattttgagctcatcattagcttgATGCACACAACAACACTGCCCCCTCCCTATTGATCGATTCCCGGGCGTTTCATGTCGATGATCAGTTGATGGCAACGTCACTGTAGTCCTCGTCGTTCACCGTCGAGTAGAAGGCCTGCTCCTCGTCGGGGCGCTCCTTCGCCTTGAGCTCCTCGATCCTGTCGATGGCGGTCCTGAGCTCCCACCGGCTGTCCACGTTGGTCTCGCAGCACGCCATGCCGACCCGGATCAGCTTCACCATctcctccttgtcctcctcctcctcgtcccgcAGGTCCGGGTCCACCACGGTGTCTAGCCACTCGCCCTCCGGCGTCGACCCCACGACGGTCACCAGGTCCGTGGTGTTGCCTGCCGCCGGACCGGGCTTCTGCGGTGACGACGACGAGTCGCCCGAGGGTTTGGGCAGGTCGTAGGTCGGAGGCTTCCCGGTGAGCATCTCGAGGATGAGCAGGCCGAGGCACCAGACGTCGCTCTTCTTGGACGAGCGGCCGAACTGCTTCCGCTCCGGAGACTTGAAGACCACCATGAGCTGCGCGGCGTGCGACTGGTTCATCACCGGCACCAGCGCGTAGTCCGTAAGCAGCGGCTCGTAGTGGCCGTCGAGCAGGATGTTGGAGGACTTGAGGTGGCCGTGCGGCACCGTCAGCATGCACAGCTCGTCGTACAGGTAGCTGAGCGCCCGCGCCACGCCCTTGACGATCTTCAGCCGCGCCGCCCAGTGCACCGCCGCCTTCTTCATCCCGCGGCCCTCGCCGCCGCCTGTGCGAACGCCAGGCCAGCCAAAGGTTAGAGGGATGATAGATGATGATGGTCACGATGACGTAGGAGATGAACAATGCTCACCGTGGAGGAGGTTCGCCAAGCTCCGGTTGGGGACGTAGTCGTGGATGAGCAGCTTCTCCTCCTTGCGGTAGTAGTAGGCGACGAGCGGGAGGAGGTTGGGGTGGCTGAGCCGGCCGAGCCGCCGCATGTGCTCCTCGAAGTCCTCCCTGCCCACTCGGTTCATCTCCTTGAACCGCTTCACGACGACGGAGTGGCCCGTCGTGAGCGTGGCGCAGTAGCACACGCCGAGGTTGGCGGTGCCCAgcacctccgccgtcgccttGAGCAGGTCCTGCAGCTCGAAGAACCGGCCGCGGTCGTCGCGCACGAACGTCAGCCGCCCCTGCTCCACCTtctgcgccgcgccgccgccgcgcgccgcggACCCGGCCGCGGCGGCAGCGGGCGCCGGCGGGTGCGGCTCGACCCTCGGCGGCCCCGAGGGCCGAGTCGACGACGCGGTCGGGCCGAAGTTCTTGTTCTTGTACCCCCTCCGCCTCCGCAGCGCGACGAACGCCACGCCGGCGATCGCAAGCGTGCCAAGGAACGCGCCGAGGACGCCGAAGGACGTGGAGCCCTGCTCGGCGGGCTTCTGGCCTTCGTCTTGCTTCGCGTCGTCAGCTGACGACGAGCCTGTGGACCCCACGATGTCTGCTGCTGGTAGTGACGGCGTCGTGCCTTCTTTGAcggaggccggcggcggcgcctttGGTGATGCCTTTGGTgacggcgatggcgacggcgacggtgaCGGAGGGGCCTCGCATTTGGCACCAACCGTTGGCCCGCAAAGCTTCTTGTTTCCTGTATGCATTATTGTACAACACGATCATAATGCTGCACTGCATCTGCACGTGGACATTACACAATCATAATAGTGTAGAAAACTAGAAATCCATGTTCCTCACCGGCGAACATTTCGGGTGGCATGGATTTGAGGCTCACCGGGATCTCCCCCTCGAGCTCATTGTTTGCGAGGTTTACTTGCCTCAACTCGTCCTGTTTCAGGTCAGGAATCTTGCCCTGAAACTTGTTGTCATTGAGCTGCAACTCCAGGAGCCTGGGCGCGTCGGCGAGCGACGCCGGGATGGGGCCGGTGAAGTCGTTGTTGGAGAGGACCACCTTCTTGAGCGAGCCCATCCCGGCGAACGCGTCGGCGGGGATCACGCCGGAGAACTTGTTCCCGGACAGAAAGACAGCGCGGAGGCCGCTGAGCTCCTTGACGTCGGGCAACGGGCCGGCGAACTCGTTGTCCATGAAGCTGAGCGTGCGGAGGCCGGGGCCCGGCAGTCTCGTGAGCGCGCGCAGGTCGAGCGTGCCTGAGAGGCCCATCCCCTCGAGCTGCAGGCCATGCACGCCGTCCCTGTTACACATGACACCCTTCCAGCTGGGCCCGGACCCGCCGTCGCCATCGCTGCAGGGGCTCGTGCCGGGGGACCAGGAACCGAGCCCGCCGCTGTCGTCCTTGATGCCGGCCTTGAGCTTGAGgagcgcgtcggcggcggcggcggcgtcgccggGCGCGAGGGAGAGCGGGAGCCGCGCGGCGTCAGCGACCagaaggagcaggaggaggaagaggacgcGCGCTAGCAGCGACGACGGCACTCCGCCCATGTCCGGGAAGGCGGCCGCGGCGCCGGTGCCAGGGAGCCAGCCCGCCGGCGCCAGCGCTTGACGACGGCGGGTGAATTGGCCGGCGGCAATGCTGCGGGCGGCCCCTGTTCCCGGGCGCGCGCGAGTGGGGGAAGGCTGGCCGGCACGCTGTTTTTTTCCAGGGAGGGAGGAGAGCGGGAGGTCGAcgcgaagagagagaaagggaggcggagaaggtggaggagagaggattCAGGAGCTCCCCGCGCGCACGCACGGACCCACGCGCGTGCGGCGAGGACGGTGGCGAGAGATGAGAGGCGTCCGCATGGCATGGGCCGGCCATGGGGGGATTTGGGGGGTGCGGCTGCTGGTTTTGGCCAAGAATAGCCATGCCCGCATTGCGCGGCTCTCTGACAACTGACGAGGTTGTCGTCGTTTCAACGGCTCTTCTCTGAGCTACGGTGGTCGATCGGGCATGCACGGTATTCGGATGCTCTCTTCTCTTGCCGGCAGCAGGGTGCCAGGGTCTGCCCGCCCGCCTCCTTGCTCAGTTTTGCTCGGCTACGTTAGTGCTTGTTGATGCGAGCATGGTTCACCATTTCCTTTACCACGTCCTCCACGCCGACGGCCGTCACGGAGCCACGGACGCCGCCCGACCACGCCGACGAGTAGCAGAATGTGGCAGAAGCGAACGCACCGGAGGAAACGAGGCAGTAGGACGGAATGGGCCGAAAAAGGCCCACGGTGCAGACGGGCCCGGTCTAGGCTAGACCTCCCTCCGGTTACACGCTTCAATTTTTTCCCGAACGCCTAGCGCCGGGAGGTCCGACCGGACGTCGCGTCTAGACGTGGCTCCGACACCTGCGCCGCTCCTGTGTCCGTATCTCGCCTCACGCCTCGCGTCCCGCGTCCCGCGTCCCGCCCCAGCACTGAACCCGCGTCCATCACAGGGACCCACGCCCCTGCACCCACCCCGCGCTCCGCACGGAAAAACCCATGTGGGTTGACCCACAGCTGTGCCCCAGTAGCGACAACCACCAGCCGTGTcctgcaacatctcgatctacttttgtaacattcagataaaaatctttgcaacatacgtctaacacacagatgaaatatttgaaacatacaactgaaacaccattacaacatgtgcaacatctcgatctacttttgaaacattcagacacaacacttgcaacatacaaaagaagatagatgaaacacttgagacTTGcgtctgaaatacttgcaacatacatgtataaaaaatagatgaaacattgggggtagacgtttgcaacatacgtgtacaaccattgcaacatatgcaaaatcctgatctacttttgcaacatccgcataaaacaattgaaacatacatctgaaacacagcATCGCCGCACGGGCATTACCTACCTGGTGGGCAACTACGGTGGCACAGGCTCGCTGGATGGTGCGCACCCGCACGCTCGCCATGCCCGCCGCCGGTCGAGGGAGAAGAGATGCTGCCGGATCTGGGGAGGGCGCCACCGGCCGGGGTAGGGGAGGGTCA
This DNA window, taken from Miscanthus floridulus cultivar M001 chromosome 13, ASM1932011v1, whole genome shotgun sequence, encodes the following:
- the LOC136501787 gene encoding pollen receptor-like kinase 4; this translates as MGGVPSSLLARVLFLLLLLLVADAARLPLSLAPGDAAAAADALLKLKAGIKDDSGGLGSWSPGTSPCSDGDGGSGPSWKGVMCNRDGVHGLQLEGMGLSGTLDLRALTRLPGPGLRTLSFMDNEFAGPLPDVKELSGLRAVFLSGNKFSGVIPADAFAGMGSLKKVVLSNNDFTGPIPASLADAPRLLELQLNDNKFQGKIPDLKQDELRQVNLANNELEGEIPVSLKSMPPEMFAGNKKLCGPTVGAKCEAPPSPSPSPSPSPKASPKAPPPASVKEGTTPSLPAADIVGSTGSSSADDAKQDEGQKPAEQGSTSFGVLGAFLGTLAIAGVAFVALRRRRGYKNKNFGPTASSTRPSGPPRVEPHPPAPAAAAAGSAARGGGAAQKVEQGRLTFVRDDRGRFFELQDLLKATAEVLGTANLGVCYCATLTTGHSVVVKRFKEMNRVGREDFEEHMRRLGRLSHPNLLPLVAYYYRKEEKLLIHDYVPNRSLANLLHGGGEGRGMKKAAVHWAARLKIVKGVARALSYLYDELCMLTVPHGHLKSSNILLDGHYEPLLTDYALVPVMNQSHAAQLMVVFKSPERKQFGRSSKKSDVWCLGLLILEMLTGKPPTYDLPKPSGDSSSSPQKPGPAAGNTTDLVTVVGSTPEGEWLDTVVDPDLRDEEEEDKEEMVKLIRVGMACCETNVDSRWELRTAIDRIEELKAKERPDEEQAFYSTVNDEDYSDVAIN